One segment of Lutra lutra chromosome 12, mLutLut1.2, whole genome shotgun sequence DNA contains the following:
- the SCARF2 gene encoding scavenger receptor class F member 2 isoform X2, producing the protein MEGAGPRGAGPARRRDAGKLPSPLPPPPLLLLLLWLLPGSAAPQELNPRGRNVCRAPGSQEPACCAGWRQQGDECGVAVCEGNSTCSENEVCVRPGECRCRHGYFGANCDTKCPRQFWGPDCKELCICHPHGQCEDVTGQCTCHARRWGARCEHACQCQHGVCHPRSGACRCEPGWWGAQCASACYCSATSRCDPQTGACLCHAGWWGRSCNNQCACNTSPCEQQSGRCQCRERTFGARCERYCQCFRGRCHPVDGTCACEPGYRGKYCREPCPAGFYGLGCRRRCGQCKGQQPCTVAEGRCLTCEPGWNGTKCDQPCATGFYGEGCSHRCPPCRDGHACNHVTGKCTRCNAGWIGDRCETKCSNGTYGEDCAFVCADCGSGHCDFQSGRCLCSPGVHGPHCNLTCPPGLHGVDCAQACSCHEDSCDPVTGACRLETNQRKGVMGAGALLALLLGLLLSLLGCCCACRGKDPARGELTLGRKKAPQRLCGRFSRISMKLPRIPLRRQKLPKVVVAHHDLDNTLNCSFLEPPSGLEQPSPSWSSRASFSSFDTTDEGPVYCVPHEETATESRDAEAPTGPTEALASSPAPVTTPTSAEEATPLPASSDSERSASSVEGPGGALYARVARREARPARARGEAGGLSLSPSPERRKPPPPDPATKPKVSWIHGKHGAAPAARAPSPPLPGPEAAPSPSKRKRTPSDTSARPEEPRGPGLSEPTDAGGPPRSAPEAASMLAAELRDKTRSLGRAEGAPGAQGPREKPAPPQKAKRSVLPASPARASPAPEAAGPEKVAAGAPAPDTPRKKTPIQKPPRKKSREAAGELGRAGAPTL; encoded by the exons ctcccaggAGCCTGCGTGCTGCGCTGGCTGGAGGCAGCAGGGCGACGAGTGTGGGGTCG CGGTGTGCGAGGGCAACTCCACGTGCTCGGAGAACGAAGTGTGCGTGCGCCCGGGCGAGTGCCGCTGCCGCCATGGCTATTTTGGTGCCAACTGCGACACAA AGTGCCCGCGCCAGTTCTGGGGCCCCGACTGCAAAGAGCTGTGTATCTGCCACCCGCATGGGCAGTGCGAGGACGTGACAGGCCAGTGTACGTGTCACGCGCGGCGCTGGGGCGCACGCTGCGAGCATGCGTGCCAGTGCCAGCATGGCGTGTGCCACCCGCGGAGCGGCGCGTGTCGCTGTGAGCCCGGCTGGTGGGGCGCGCAGTGCGCCAGCGCGTGCTACTGCAGCGCCACGTCGCGCTGTGACCCACAGACGGGCGCGTGCCTGTGCCACGCAGGCTGGTGGGGCCGCAGCTGCAACAATCAGTGCGCCTGCAACACGTCGCCGTGCGAGCAACAGAGCGGCCGCTGCCAGTGCCGCGAGCGCACGTTTGGCGCACGCTGCGAGCGCTACTGCCAGTGCTTTCGCGGCCGCTGCCACCCTGTGGACGGCACGTGCGCCTGCGAGCCGGGCTACCGGGGCAAGTACTGCCGGGAGCCGTGCCCAGCCGGCTTCTACGGCCTGGGCTGCCGCCGCCG ATGCGGCCAGTGCAAAGGCCAGCAGCCTTGCACGGTGGCCGAGGGCCGCTGCCTGACTTGTGAGCCTGGCTGGAACGGCACCAAGTGCGACCAGCCGTGCGCCACCGGCTTCTATGGCGAGGGCTGCAGCCACCGCTGCCCGCCCTGCCGCGACGGGCATGCCTGCAACCACGTCACTGGCAAATGCACTCGCTGCAACGCGGGCTGGATCGGCGACCG GTGCGAGACCAAGTGCAGCAATGGCACTTACGGCGAGGACTGTGCATTTGTGTGCGCCGACTGCGGCAGCGGCCACTGCGACTTCCAGTCGGGGCGTTGCCTGTGCAGCCCCGGCGTCCACGGGCCCCA CTGTAACCTGACATGCCCGCCTGGGCTTCACGGCGTGGACTGCGCTCAGGCCTGCAGTTGCCACGAGGACTCGTGCGACCCAGTCACTGGTGCCTGCCGCTTGG AGACCAACCAGCGCAAGGGCGTGATGGGAGCCGGTGCGTTGCTTGCTCTGCTCCTCGGCCTGCTGCTCTCGCTGCTCGGCTGCTGCTGCGCCTGCCGCGGCAAGGACCCGGCGCGCGG GGAGCTCACGCTCGGGAGGAAGAAGGCACCGCAGCGACTGTGTGGTCGCTTTAGCCGCATCAGCATGAAGCTGCCACGGATCCCGCTCCGGAGGCAGAAGCTGCCCAAGGTCGTAG tGGCCCATCACGACCTGGATAATACACTCAACTGTAGCTTCCTGGAGCCACCGTCGGGGCTGGAGCAGCCCTCGCCATCATGGTCCTCCCgggcctccttctcctcctttgaCACCACTGATGAGGGCCCTGTGTACTGCGTACCCCATGAGG AGACCGCAACCGAGAGCCGGGACGCGGAGGCCCCCACAGGCCCTACCGAGGCGCTGGCGTCATCCCCCGCGCCGGTGACCACACCGACGTCCGCAGAGGAGGCGACTCCCCTCCCTGCGTCCTCTGACAGCGAGCGGTCAGCGTCGAGCGTGGAAGGGCCTGGCGGGGCGCTGTATGCGAGGGTGGCTCGGCGCGAGGCCCGGCCGGCCCGGGCCCGGGGCGAGGCCGGGGGCCTGTCGCTTTCGCCGTCTCCCGAGCGCAGGAAGCCGCCTCCACCCGACCCTGCCACCAAGCCCAAGGTGTCCTGGATCCACGGCAAGCACGGCGCCGCTCCCGCTGCCCGTGCGCCCTCACCGCCACTCCCGGGACCCGAGGCCGCGCCCAGTCCCAGCAAGAGGAAACGGACGCCCAGCGACACGTCGGCGCGGCCGGAGGAGCC TCGCGGCCCTGGCCTCTCGGAGCCCACGGACGCTGGCGGTCCCCCGCGCAGCGCTCCCGAGGCCGCCTCCATGCTCGCCGCGGAGCTGCGCGACAAGACTCGCAGCCTGGGCCGCGCCGAAGGGGCTCCCGGCGCGCAGGGCCCGCGAGAGAAGCCGGCGCCGCCACAGAAAGCCAAGCGCTCGGTGCTGCCCGCCTCGCCGGCCCGCGCGTCCCCTGCGCCCGAGGCCGCGGGGCCCGAGAAGGTGGCGGCCGGAGCGCCCGCGCCCGACACCCCCCGGAAAAAGACCCCCATCCAGAAGCCGCCGCGTAAGAAGAGCCGGGAAGCGGCGGGCGAGCTGGGCAGGGCGGGCGCGCCCACCCTGTAG
- the SCARF2 gene encoding scavenger receptor class F member 2 isoform X1: protein MEGAGPRGAGPARRRDAGKLPSPLPPPPLLLLLLWLLPGSAAPQELNPRGRNVCRAPGSQEPACCAGWRQQGDECGVAVCEGNSTCSENEVCVRPGECRCRHGYFGANCDTKCPRQFWGPDCKELCICHPHGQCEDVTGQCTCHARRWGARCEHACQCQHGVCHPRSGACRCEPGWWGAQCASACYCSATSRCDPQTGACLCHAGWWGRSCNNQCACNTSPCEQQSGRCQCRERTFGARCERYCQCFRGRCHPVDGTCACEPGYRGKYCREPCPAGFYGLGCRRRCGQCKGQQPCTVAEGRCLTCEPGWNGTKCDQPCATGFYGEGCSHRCPPCRDGHACNHVTGKCTRCNAGWIGDRCETKCSNGTYGEDCAFVCADCGSGHCDFQSGRCLCSPGVHGPHCNLTCPPGLHGVDCAQACSCHEDSCDPVTGACRLETNQRKGVMGAGALLALLLGLLLSLLGCCCACRGKDPARGELTLGRKKAPQRLCGRFSRISMKLPRIPLRRQKLPKVVVAHHDLDNTLNCSFLEPPSGLEQPSPSWSSRASFSSFDTTDEGPVYCVPHEETATESRDAEAPTGPTEALASSPAPVTTPTSAEEATPLPASSDSERSASSVEGPGGALYARVARREARPARARGEAGGLSLSPSPERRKPPPPDPATKPKVSWIHGKHGAAPAARAPSPPLPGPEAAPSPSKRKRTPSDTSARPEEPGSPRARDPTPRPPGLAEEGPALASPSPPRARARGRGPGLSEPTDAGGPPRSAPEAASMLAAELRDKTRSLGRAEGAPGAQGPREKPAPPQKAKRSVLPASPARASPAPEAAGPEKVAAGAPAPDTPRKKTPIQKPPRKKSREAAGELGRAGAPTL from the exons ctcccaggAGCCTGCGTGCTGCGCTGGCTGGAGGCAGCAGGGCGACGAGTGTGGGGTCG CGGTGTGCGAGGGCAACTCCACGTGCTCGGAGAACGAAGTGTGCGTGCGCCCGGGCGAGTGCCGCTGCCGCCATGGCTATTTTGGTGCCAACTGCGACACAA AGTGCCCGCGCCAGTTCTGGGGCCCCGACTGCAAAGAGCTGTGTATCTGCCACCCGCATGGGCAGTGCGAGGACGTGACAGGCCAGTGTACGTGTCACGCGCGGCGCTGGGGCGCACGCTGCGAGCATGCGTGCCAGTGCCAGCATGGCGTGTGCCACCCGCGGAGCGGCGCGTGTCGCTGTGAGCCCGGCTGGTGGGGCGCGCAGTGCGCCAGCGCGTGCTACTGCAGCGCCACGTCGCGCTGTGACCCACAGACGGGCGCGTGCCTGTGCCACGCAGGCTGGTGGGGCCGCAGCTGCAACAATCAGTGCGCCTGCAACACGTCGCCGTGCGAGCAACAGAGCGGCCGCTGCCAGTGCCGCGAGCGCACGTTTGGCGCACGCTGCGAGCGCTACTGCCAGTGCTTTCGCGGCCGCTGCCACCCTGTGGACGGCACGTGCGCCTGCGAGCCGGGCTACCGGGGCAAGTACTGCCGGGAGCCGTGCCCAGCCGGCTTCTACGGCCTGGGCTGCCGCCGCCG ATGCGGCCAGTGCAAAGGCCAGCAGCCTTGCACGGTGGCCGAGGGCCGCTGCCTGACTTGTGAGCCTGGCTGGAACGGCACCAAGTGCGACCAGCCGTGCGCCACCGGCTTCTATGGCGAGGGCTGCAGCCACCGCTGCCCGCCCTGCCGCGACGGGCATGCCTGCAACCACGTCACTGGCAAATGCACTCGCTGCAACGCGGGCTGGATCGGCGACCG GTGCGAGACCAAGTGCAGCAATGGCACTTACGGCGAGGACTGTGCATTTGTGTGCGCCGACTGCGGCAGCGGCCACTGCGACTTCCAGTCGGGGCGTTGCCTGTGCAGCCCCGGCGTCCACGGGCCCCA CTGTAACCTGACATGCCCGCCTGGGCTTCACGGCGTGGACTGCGCTCAGGCCTGCAGTTGCCACGAGGACTCGTGCGACCCAGTCACTGGTGCCTGCCGCTTGG AGACCAACCAGCGCAAGGGCGTGATGGGAGCCGGTGCGTTGCTTGCTCTGCTCCTCGGCCTGCTGCTCTCGCTGCTCGGCTGCTGCTGCGCCTGCCGCGGCAAGGACCCGGCGCGCGG GGAGCTCACGCTCGGGAGGAAGAAGGCACCGCAGCGACTGTGTGGTCGCTTTAGCCGCATCAGCATGAAGCTGCCACGGATCCCGCTCCGGAGGCAGAAGCTGCCCAAGGTCGTAG tGGCCCATCACGACCTGGATAATACACTCAACTGTAGCTTCCTGGAGCCACCGTCGGGGCTGGAGCAGCCCTCGCCATCATGGTCCTCCCgggcctccttctcctcctttgaCACCACTGATGAGGGCCCTGTGTACTGCGTACCCCATGAGG AGACCGCAACCGAGAGCCGGGACGCGGAGGCCCCCACAGGCCCTACCGAGGCGCTGGCGTCATCCCCCGCGCCGGTGACCACACCGACGTCCGCAGAGGAGGCGACTCCCCTCCCTGCGTCCTCTGACAGCGAGCGGTCAGCGTCGAGCGTGGAAGGGCCTGGCGGGGCGCTGTATGCGAGGGTGGCTCGGCGCGAGGCCCGGCCGGCCCGGGCCCGGGGCGAGGCCGGGGGCCTGTCGCTTTCGCCGTCTCCCGAGCGCAGGAAGCCGCCTCCACCCGACCCTGCCACCAAGCCCAAGGTGTCCTGGATCCACGGCAAGCACGGCGCCGCTCCCGCTGCCCGTGCGCCCTCACCGCCACTCCCGGGACCCGAGGCCGCGCCCAGTCCCAGCAAGAGGAAACGGACGCCCAGCGACACGTCGGCGCGGCCGGAGGAGCCCGGCAGCCCCAGGGCCCGCGACCCCACGCCACGGCCCCCGGGGCTGGCGGAGGAGGGGCCAGCTCTCGCCTCTCCGTCGCCGCCTAGAGCTCGGGCGCGGGGTCGCGGCCCTGGCCTCTCGGAGCCCACGGACGCTGGCGGTCCCCCGCGCAGCGCTCCCGAGGCCGCCTCCATGCTCGCCGCGGAGCTGCGCGACAAGACTCGCAGCCTGGGCCGCGCCGAAGGGGCTCCCGGCGCGCAGGGCCCGCGAGAGAAGCCGGCGCCGCCACAGAAAGCCAAGCGCTCGGTGCTGCCCGCCTCGCCGGCCCGCGCGTCCCCTGCGCCCGAGGCCGCGGGGCCCGAGAAGGTGGCGGCCGGAGCGCCCGCGCCCGACACCCCCCGGAAAAAGACCCCCATCCAGAAGCCGCCGCGTAAGAAGAGCCGGGAAGCGGCGGGCGAGCTGGGCAGGGCGGGCGCGCCCACCCTGTAG
- the SCARF2 gene encoding scavenger receptor class F member 2 isoform X3: MEGAGPRGAGPARRRDAGKLPSPLPPPPLLLLLLWLLPGSAAPQELNPRGRNVCRAPGSQEPACCAGWRQQGDECGVAVCEGNSTCSENEVCVRPGECRCRHGYFGANCDTKCPRQFWGPDCKELCICHPHGQCEDVTGQCTCHARRWGARCEHACQCQHGVCHPRSGACRCEPGWWGAQCASACYCSATSRCDPQTGACLCHAGWWGRSCNNQCACNTSPCEQQSGRCQCRERTFGARCERYCQCFRGRCHPVDGTCACEPGYRGKYCREPCPAGFYGLGCRRRCGQCKGQQPCTVAEGRCLTCEPGWNGTKCDQPCATGFYGEGCSHRCPPCRDGHACNHVTGKCTRCNAGWIGDRCETKCSNGTYGEDCAFVCADCGSGHCDFQSGRCLCSPGVHGPHCNLTCPPGLHGVDCAQACSCHEDSCDPVTGACRLETNQRKGVMGAGALLALLLGLLLSLLGCCCACRGKDPARGELTLGRKKAPQRLCGRFSRISMKLPRIPLRRQKLPKVVVAHHDLDNTLNCSFLEPPSGLEQPSPSWSSRASFSSFDTTDEGPVYCVPHEETATESRDAEAPTGPTEALASSPAPVTTPTSAEEATPLPASSDSERSASSVEGPGGALYARVARREARPARARGEAGGLSLSPSPERRKPPPPDPATKPKVSWIHGKHGAAPAARAPSPPLPGPEAAPSPSKRKRTPSDTSSRPWPLGAHGRWRSPAQRSRGRLHARRGAARQDSQPGPRRRGSRRAGPAREAGAATESQALGAARLAGPRVPCARGRGAREGGGRSARARHPPEKDPHPEAAA, encoded by the exons ctcccaggAGCCTGCGTGCTGCGCTGGCTGGAGGCAGCAGGGCGACGAGTGTGGGGTCG CGGTGTGCGAGGGCAACTCCACGTGCTCGGAGAACGAAGTGTGCGTGCGCCCGGGCGAGTGCCGCTGCCGCCATGGCTATTTTGGTGCCAACTGCGACACAA AGTGCCCGCGCCAGTTCTGGGGCCCCGACTGCAAAGAGCTGTGTATCTGCCACCCGCATGGGCAGTGCGAGGACGTGACAGGCCAGTGTACGTGTCACGCGCGGCGCTGGGGCGCACGCTGCGAGCATGCGTGCCAGTGCCAGCATGGCGTGTGCCACCCGCGGAGCGGCGCGTGTCGCTGTGAGCCCGGCTGGTGGGGCGCGCAGTGCGCCAGCGCGTGCTACTGCAGCGCCACGTCGCGCTGTGACCCACAGACGGGCGCGTGCCTGTGCCACGCAGGCTGGTGGGGCCGCAGCTGCAACAATCAGTGCGCCTGCAACACGTCGCCGTGCGAGCAACAGAGCGGCCGCTGCCAGTGCCGCGAGCGCACGTTTGGCGCACGCTGCGAGCGCTACTGCCAGTGCTTTCGCGGCCGCTGCCACCCTGTGGACGGCACGTGCGCCTGCGAGCCGGGCTACCGGGGCAAGTACTGCCGGGAGCCGTGCCCAGCCGGCTTCTACGGCCTGGGCTGCCGCCGCCG ATGCGGCCAGTGCAAAGGCCAGCAGCCTTGCACGGTGGCCGAGGGCCGCTGCCTGACTTGTGAGCCTGGCTGGAACGGCACCAAGTGCGACCAGCCGTGCGCCACCGGCTTCTATGGCGAGGGCTGCAGCCACCGCTGCCCGCCCTGCCGCGACGGGCATGCCTGCAACCACGTCACTGGCAAATGCACTCGCTGCAACGCGGGCTGGATCGGCGACCG GTGCGAGACCAAGTGCAGCAATGGCACTTACGGCGAGGACTGTGCATTTGTGTGCGCCGACTGCGGCAGCGGCCACTGCGACTTCCAGTCGGGGCGTTGCCTGTGCAGCCCCGGCGTCCACGGGCCCCA CTGTAACCTGACATGCCCGCCTGGGCTTCACGGCGTGGACTGCGCTCAGGCCTGCAGTTGCCACGAGGACTCGTGCGACCCAGTCACTGGTGCCTGCCGCTTGG AGACCAACCAGCGCAAGGGCGTGATGGGAGCCGGTGCGTTGCTTGCTCTGCTCCTCGGCCTGCTGCTCTCGCTGCTCGGCTGCTGCTGCGCCTGCCGCGGCAAGGACCCGGCGCGCGG GGAGCTCACGCTCGGGAGGAAGAAGGCACCGCAGCGACTGTGTGGTCGCTTTAGCCGCATCAGCATGAAGCTGCCACGGATCCCGCTCCGGAGGCAGAAGCTGCCCAAGGTCGTAG tGGCCCATCACGACCTGGATAATACACTCAACTGTAGCTTCCTGGAGCCACCGTCGGGGCTGGAGCAGCCCTCGCCATCATGGTCCTCCCgggcctccttctcctcctttgaCACCACTGATGAGGGCCCTGTGTACTGCGTACCCCATGAGG AGACCGCAACCGAGAGCCGGGACGCGGAGGCCCCCACAGGCCCTACCGAGGCGCTGGCGTCATCCCCCGCGCCGGTGACCACACCGACGTCCGCAGAGGAGGCGACTCCCCTCCCTGCGTCCTCTGACAGCGAGCGGTCAGCGTCGAGCGTGGAAGGGCCTGGCGGGGCGCTGTATGCGAGGGTGGCTCGGCGCGAGGCCCGGCCGGCCCGGGCCCGGGGCGAGGCCGGGGGCCTGTCGCTTTCGCCGTCTCCCGAGCGCAGGAAGCCGCCTCCACCCGACCCTGCCACCAAGCCCAAGGTGTCCTGGATCCACGGCAAGCACGGCGCCGCTCCCGCTGCCCGTGCGCCCTCACCGCCACTCCCGGGACCCGAGGCCGCGCCCAGTCCCAGCAAGAGGAAACGGACGCCCAGCGACACGTC GTCGCGGCCCTGGCCTCTCGGAGCCCACGGACGCTGGCGGTCCCCCGCGCAGCGCTCCCGAGGCCGCCTCCATGCTCGCCGCGGAGCTGCGCGACAAGACTCGCAGCCTGGGCCGCGCCGAAGGGGCTCCCGGCGCGCAGGGCCCGCGAGAGAAGCCGGCGCCGCCACAGAAAGCCAAGCGCTCGGTGCTGCCCGCCTCGCCGGCCCGCGCGTCCCCTGCGCCCGAGGCCGCGGGGCCCGAGAAGGTGGCGGCCGGAGCGCCCGCGCCCGACACCCCCCGGAAAAAGACCCCCATCCAGAAGCCGCCGCGTAA